The genomic region GACCGGGGCACGCGTCGTGCTCTCGCACGTGTTCACCGACCAGGAGTTCGACGAGGTGATCGACCGCCTCGACTTCGAGCCGAGTCAGAACCCCGACCCCAGCGACGTCGCCGCCCGGCACGTGACGACCCGGACGGTCGCCCAGTCGCTCGACGCCGTCGACGTCGACTACGAGATCCGCGGGTCCGTCGGGGACCGCGGCGAGGCGATCGTCGACCTCGCGAAGGCGGTCGACGCCGACCGCGTCATCGTCGGCGGGCGACGCCGGAGCCCCACGGGCAAGGCCGTCTTCGGGAGCACCGCGCAGGAGGTGATGCTCTCGGCGCCCTGCCCGGTCACGTTCGTCCGGGACTAGTTCCGATCGTCGGAATCGTCGTCGCGGCCGAGGTCGGCGTCCTCCTCGGCCCCGCGGGTGGCGGCCTCGCCCGTCGAGGGCTGGTCCTCGGGGTCGGCGCCCGATTCGGGGTTCAGTTCCTCGGCGTCGCGTGGCTCCTCCGGAACCGGGTCCTGAACGTCGTCCCCGCCGCGCGGGTCGTGCGTCTGTTCGTCCTGGACGTCGCCGTGGCCCCGGTCCTCCGCGCCCGGCGGGCGCTCGTTTGCGTCGGTCGAGAGGCCGCCGTCGTCGGCCGCTTCCGGCGGGCGGTCCTCGGTCTTTCGGTCGTCCTCCCCGGTGGGAACGCCCATCTCGTCGGCCCCGGCGTCGGCGGTCTCCGAGACGCCCTCGTCGGTCATCCCGGTCGTGCCCGTCTCGCCGGTGGTCCGTTCGTCGGTCACGTCGCCCGCATCGTCCATCTCCGCGGCGGTCTCGTCGCCCGAGAGGTCGCCGTCGACGGGGTCGTCGCGCCGGTCCTCGGGCGGGAGGTCGTTCCTGTCGGTGGATTCGCCCTCGTGGCCGGTTCCGGTGCCCGTCTCGTCCGTCGGGGCCGCCGCCCCGGTACCGGACGTCTCGCCGACGTCGACGTCGGTCGCGCCGGAGTCCTCGGCCGCGAGGTGGACCGTGTCGTCGGAGATCTCCGCGACGTGGGAGGCGTCGATCGTCTGGGTGTCCTCGGTGTCGCCCCAGCCCAGCGTCGCCTTGATGCTGTCGGTCAGGCCGGGGTCGGTCTCGACGTGGATCGTCCCGCTCTCGACGCTGGCGACGATCCCGATCCGCTCGCCGGTCGAGTCGATCACGTTCTTTCCCTCGTCGTCCTCCGTCGGTCGGGTGCGGTCGGTGCTGGCCATACTAGGGGATACGGTAGCACACCGGATAAACCTCGGCCCGGAGTGTGCATGGGTCCCGTAGCGGGCGGCGAATCTATGTAGTTAAGTGGCGGGCGGGTCGTTTCGGGAAACGAAGATGGCACACTACGCCGGCGTCGACATGGGGGCGACGAACATCCGGGCAGCGGTCGCGGACGGCGAGGCCGAGATACTCGCGGCCGCCCGCCGGGAGACCCCGCAGGGCCCGACGGGGATCGACGTCATCGAGGCCGTCCTGCGCACGCTCCGGGACGCCTGCGAGAACGCGGGCGTCGACCCGCGCGACGTCGAGGCCGCGGGGATCGGGAGCTTCGGCCCGTTCGACCTGGCGGCGGGAACCATCGAGAACCCCGCGAACCTTCCCGATACCGTGGAAACGATCCCGTTGACCGGCCCCATCGAGAAGCTCATCGACTCCCGGCGGGTGTACCTCCACAACGACACCATCGCGGGCGTCATCGGCGAGCGCTTTCACTCCGACAGGAACCCCGACGACATGGTCTATCTCACCATCTCCTCGGGGATCGGCGCGGGCGTCTGCGTCGACGGGAACGTGCTGTCGGGCTGGGACGGCAACGCCGGCGAGGTCGGCCACATGACGATCGACCCCGAGGGGCTCCGGACCTGTGGCTGCGGCCACGACGGCCACTGGGAGGCCTACTGCTCGGGCAACAACATCCCCCGGTACGCCCGCCTGCTGTATCAGGACGCCCAGGGCATGGAGACCGTCCTCCCGGTCGAGGACCCCGACTTCTCCGCTGTCGACGTCTTCGAGAACGCCGAAAACGACGAGTTCGCCCGGTACGTGATCGACCAGGTCGGCCACTGGAACGCGATGGGCGTCGCGAACGTCGTCCACGCCTACGCGCCGCTGGTGATCTACGTCGGCGGCGCGGTCGCGATCAACAACCCCGAACTCACGCTCGATCCCATCCGGGAGAAGCTGGAGGAGATGGTCTTCGTCAACATCCCCCAGATCGAGCTGACGACGCTGGGCGACGACGTCGTCCTCCACGGCGCGATCGCGAGCGCGATGACCGGCGGAACGGGCGATCGGGGCCGAATGCGAAGCTGAGGCCCTGCGCCTGTTCTGCCGTAGCTGGTACTGGTGATCGGGCGCGAATACGCAGTTGAGCGCCTGCGCCAGTACCAGCGCAGACGGGATCGGCGACCGGGCCGGGTGCGGAGCTGAGGTCCTGCGGCGGTGGTTCCGTGGGCCGAACCCCGATAGAAAGCAACCCAAACCCTTTCGAGTTCTCGCGGCCTACGTCGGACAATGAGCATCGACACCGGCGACTCGGAGGTGGCGGAGTCCGAGGAGGCCCTCAGGTCGAAGGTCGAGACGTGGCTGGCGAAACAGATGCCGATAATCCAGATGCACGGCGGGACCAGCGCCGTGCGCGAGGCCGAACCCGGCGGCGAGGTCGTCATCGAACTCGGCGGCGGCTGTCGGGGCTGTGAGATCAGCGACGTCACCACGGGCAACATCGAGGCCGAACTGCTGCAGTGGCCCGAGATCGAGGAGATAACGGTCAGGGCGCCCGACGCCGGCGAGAGCTTCGGGATCGATCAGCCCGACAGCATCATGGGTATCGACCGCACCGAGGGCGGTCGGGGCTTCTGATTACCGGCCGAGTTTGCTCCGGCTGATCGAGACGCCCGTCGGCGTGACGATGATCTGGTCGTCGCCCTTCTGGACGATGTCGCCGTCGACCTCGTGGGCGACCTGCCGGAGTTCGTCGATGATGTGTTCGACCGTGCTGTCGCTCGTTCGCAACCGGACGATGTCGGCGATGACGACGTCGCCGTCGTAGATGGCGTCCTTGATCGCGATGAGATCGCGCTGGCCGTCGATCTCCGCGATGTGTACCCGCGTGCCCGCCTCGGCGGGGGCCGCTTCGATGTCGCCGACGTCGACCTCGACGTAGTCCTCGACGCTGCGCCCTCGGCGATGAGAGCCCTGTTCGCCGAGTAGCTTGTCCATAAACCCCATAGACGTGGGTCCGCCCCTGCGCGTATAGTTCTTACGTCAGACGCCGGGAGGAGCGATCAGACGGTGACGGAGTAGAGGTCGTCGCCGACGTGGTGGAGCGATTCGATCACCTTCCCCGAGTCGCCGAGCATGTCCCCCCCGTCGGTCTTCGCCCGCCCGATCGCCAGCACCTTGCCGTGGGACTCCTCGGCGATGGCGACCAGATCGCCCGCCTCGATGGCCTCGTCCGCGTGGACGATCCCCGGGCGCATGACGTCCGCGCCGTCGGAGACGAACGAGACCGCCCCGGCGTCGACGGTGACGATCCCCCGGTCGGGTTCGTGGGCGTTCGCACCGCGGACGGTGAGGAAGGGTTCGCCCTCGTAGTAGAACGCGTCTGGGTCGCCGTCGACGAGCACGAGGTCGACGGGCACCCCCGCGAGTTCGACGAGTTCGTAGCTGTCGCCGTCGAGCGAGACGCCGAGACCCTCGGAGAGGGCGGCCTCGAGGTCGCGGACCTCGTCGTTGCGCAGGTGGTGGCGGGATGAGATCTCCATGTCGGGTTCTCTCGGGGGCCGTCCATAAACTATCCGTTCCCCCGCGAAAAGGGCTAAGTGACCCCCCCGCATCTATGCTGGTATGTGGGGCCCCCGCAAACAGGGCCAACGGACGGTCACCTGCATCGCCTGCGGAACCGCCGTCAGCAGGTCCGACGCGCGCGAGTACGACAAGTACGGCGATCGCTGGGACCGCGACGGCAAGGAGTTCGAACACCTCTGTAAGGGCTGTTATCGCGACCTCTGTCACCAGCCGCGTGCCGAGTTGGAGGGGCTGCTCGTCGAGATCAACGCCGGTACCCACCCACAGAAGGAGTTCCTCTCGTGGTACTGTGCGCTCGTCGACGAGCGCTACGGGTCGCTCTCGGAGAGCGAGCGGTAGGCGACACCTATACTTTCCTTTCGCTCGTAGGCGCGGACATGAGAACTCAGGAGGCCGCCCGATGAGCGACGCCCAGTCGGAGGCGGGCACGGTCGAGGGCCAAGGCCCGGTCGAGATCGACGAGCAACTCGCGCGCCACCTCGAGAACAAGCGCGAGGAACTGTTCGA from Halalkalicoccus sp. NIPERK01 harbors:
- a CDS encoding universal stress protein; protein product: MAIETIVLAVGQEDEDRAKRLAETAIEIAEPTGARVVLSHVFTDQEFDEVIDRLDFEPSQNPDPSDVAARHVTTRTVAQSLDAVDVDYEIRGSVGDRGEAIVDLAKAVDADRVIVGGRRRSPTGKAVFGSTAQEVMLSAPCPVTFVRD
- a CDS encoding DUF2171 domain-containing protein — protein: MASTDRTRPTEDDEGKNVIDSTGERIGIVASVESGTIHVETDPGLTDSIKATLGWGDTEDTQTIDASHVAEISDDTVHLAAEDSGATDVDVGETSGTGAAAPTDETGTGTGHEGESTDRNDLPPEDRRDDPVDGDLSGDETAAEMDDAGDVTDERTTGETGTTGMTDEGVSETADAGADEMGVPTGEDDRKTEDRPPEAADDGGLSTDANERPPGAEDRGHGDVQDEQTHDPRGGDDVQDPVPEEPRDAEELNPESGADPEDQPSTGEAATRGAEEDADLGRDDDSDDRN
- a CDS encoding ROK family protein, with protein sequence MAHYAGVDMGATNIRAAVADGEAEILAAARRETPQGPTGIDVIEAVLRTLRDACENAGVDPRDVEAAGIGSFGPFDLAAGTIENPANLPDTVETIPLTGPIEKLIDSRRVYLHNDTIAGVIGERFHSDRNPDDMVYLTISSGIGAGVCVDGNVLSGWDGNAGEVGHMTIDPEGLRTCGCGHDGHWEAYCSGNNIPRYARLLYQDAQGMETVLPVEDPDFSAVDVFENAENDEFARYVIDQVGHWNAMGVANVVHAYAPLVIYVGGAVAINNPELTLDPIREKLEEMVFVNIPQIELTTLGDDVVLHGAIASAMTGGTGDRGRMRS
- a CDS encoding NifU family protein — translated: MSIDTGDSEVAESEEALRSKVETWLAKQMPIIQMHGGTSAVREAEPGGEVVIELGGGCRGCEISDVTTGNIEAELLQWPEIEEITVRAPDAGESFGIDQPDSIMGIDRTEGGRGF
- the sepF gene encoding cell division protein SepF; this translates as MGFMDKLLGEQGSHRRGRSVEDYVEVDVGDIEAAPAEAGTRVHIAEIDGQRDLIAIKDAIYDGDVVIADIVRLRTSDSTVEHIIDELRQVAHEVDGDIVQKGDDQIIVTPTGVSISRSKLGR
- a CDS encoding RNA-binding protein; protein product: MEISSRHHLRNDEVRDLEAALSEGLGVSLDGDSYELVELAGVPVDLVLVDGDPDAFYYEGEPFLTVRGANAHEPDRGIVTVDAGAVSFVSDGADVMRPGIVHADEAIEAGDLVAIAEESHGKVLAIGRAKTDGGDMLGDSGKVIESLHHVGDDLYSVTV